In the genome of Rhodamnia argentea isolate NSW1041297 chromosome 3, ASM2092103v1, whole genome shotgun sequence, one region contains:
- the LOC115727910 gene encoding ycf3-interacting protein 1, chloroplastic isoform X2, protein MLSLHSPQYRFSLPVAFSGSGHAQPLSSPGSSLRVGCDPVLNRRCRSHGLRRKAARVRSVGKEEAELRTSSVPEEEEEEEKRDGSGDVNPQDLEYVRQIQRVLELLKKNRDMIFSEVKLTIMIEDPREVERRRLLGIEDPDAPTRDDLVEALEQVNEGKVPENRPALKMLAKEMLEWPNLEEAAPKKKPGKSLYAKATDTGINPEVAAKRLNVDWDSAAEIDEANNSDETEVPPAVGYGALYLVTAFPVIIGISVVLILFYNSLQ, encoded by the exons ATGCTGAGCTTGCATTCGCCCCAGTACCGGTTCTCTCTTCCCGTCGCGTTCTCCGGCTCTGGCCATGCGCAACCTCTCTCCTCGCCGGGTTCGAGCCTGCGGGTCGGATGCGATCCGGTGCTGAATCGCCGGTGCAGAAGCCATGGCTTGCGAAGGAAGGCTGCGAGAGTGAGAAGCGTGGGGAAGGAGGAGGCCGAGCTGCGCACTTCCTCTGTCccggaagaggaggaggaggaggagaagcggGATGGGTCTGGGGATGTCAATCCTCAGGACCTCGAGTACGTGCGGCAGATTCAGAGA GTGTTGGAGCTTCTGAAGAAAAATAGAGACATGATCTTCAGTGAG GTCAAGCTGACGATTATGATCGAGGATCCGAGGGAAGTTGAGCGAAGGAGACTCCTTGGGATCGAAGACCCTGACGCCCCTACTAGAGATGATTTAGTCGAAGCTCTAGAGCAA GTCAATGAAGGAAAGGTCCCAGAAAATCGTCCTGCTCTTAAAATGCTTGCAAAGGAGATGCTTGAGTGGCCTAACTTGGAG GAGGCGGCCCCCAAAAAGAAGCCAGGCAAATCACTATATGCAAAGGCCACGGACACTGGTATCAATCCTGAAGTGGCTGCTAAGAGACTGAATGTCGACTGGGATTCAGCTGCTGAAATTGATGAGGCTAATAACAGTGATGAGACAGAAGTGCCTCCAGCTGTG GGCTATGGAGCGCTGTACTTGGTTACAGCATTTCCCGTCATAATCGGCATTTCTGTTGTATTAATTCTGTTCTACAATTCTCTTCAGTAA
- the LOC125314281 gene encoding uncharacterized protein LOC125314281 encodes MGREGNDHDVRHSSIALLQERFKQLQRVKEMREEREFSKLARQPHEVPDRTTPGYQQYENPPLFRGEPRLPQHSPPQAPSSLCPSTVDHYSNYRRAEIPLLADLMSSRPNSNRNVSDKCDQAYDCDDVDTSLHL; translated from the coding sequence ATGGGGAGAGAGGGCAATGACCATGATGTGAGGCATTCCTCCATTGCCTTGCTGCAAGAGAGATTCAAGCAGCTGCAGAGAGTGAAGGAGATGAGGGAGGAGAGGGAGTTCTCGAAACTGGCCAGACAGCCGCACGAGGTGCCCGACCGGACCACCCCGGGTTATCAGCAGTATGAGAATCCGCCGCTCTTCCGCGGCGAACCGAGGCTTCCTCAGCATTCGCCTCCGCAGGCTCCTTCCTCCCTTTGTCCGAGCACAGTGGATCATTACTCCAATTATCGGCGAGCGGAGATCCCTCTCCTAGCAGACTTAATGTCCTCCAGACCGAACTCGAACCGCAATGTCTCTGATAAATGTGATCAAGCCTATGATTGTGATGATGTGGACACTTCTCTTCATCTGTAA
- the LOC115727907 gene encoding uncharacterized protein LOC115727907, whose product MALYHLVVLVSLFMVPRSESATFAFNRTDLQVAVDDMRSRSFFGFAILLQMLNRTSEPNEDLTFLIPTDPELSAPSIAVNHLEEFLFSHSIRMPLSFHDLLHFPTGTLVPSGYRNQLFRIHNRGRLSFFVNNARVITPNVCSNSMIKCHGIDAVIEFEHFPRNEKVKVSLTNSSAPPPMEAPSPA is encoded by the coding sequence ATGGCTCTGTACCATCTGGTCGTCCTTGTGTCCCTCTTTATGGTTCCTAGATCGGAATCCGCCACATTTGCTTTCAACCGCACCGATTTGCAAGTGGCGGTCGATGACATGAGATCAAGATCCTTCTTTGGCTTTGCCATCCTGCTTCAGATGCTGAACCGCACATCAGAGCCGAACGAGGACTTGACTTTCCTGATACCCACGGATCCTGAACTATCGGCGCCATCGATTGCAGTCAACCATCTTGAAGAGTTTCTTTTCAGCCATTCCATCAGAATGCCTCTATCCTTCCATGACCTGTTGCATTTTCCTACCGGAACACTTGTCCCGTCCGGCTATAGGAACCAGCTGTTCAGGATCCACAACCGTGGGAGATTGAGCTTCTTTGTCAACAATGCACGGGTTATCACGCCAAACGTGTGCTCCAACTCTATGATCAAGTGTCATGGGATCGACGCAGTGATCGAGTTCGAGCATTTTCCGAGAAACGAAAAGGTTAAGGTCAGTCTGACGAATTCAAGTGCACCTCCACCGATGGAAGCCCCGAGTCCTGCTTGA
- the LOC115733778 gene encoding calcium-transporting ATPase 12, plasma membrane-type-like, whose protein sequence is MCQAFPSRFDALFSLYKKGLNSSSNVVLLLLRFFKHLLPLGSLDQREAPSKKMSQKSSADASDIESQQESLLNDAGGAPGRRWRWAFQFLKANPILISTANDPEIKACAVEDGDVESQQPVLHDAGKTLRRWWRSVSLVFKFLRVVSTADKTGMETRLGKFTNLRPILHVMATSNDTEIKACAVEDRDVESQQPVLHDAGKTLRRWWRSVSLVFKFLRVVSTADKTGMETQLGKSTNLRPILHVMATSNDTEIKACAVEDRDVESQQPVLHDAGKTLRRWWRSVSLVFKFLRVVSTADKTGMETQLGITVPNTREPEPTHELLIDNGRNIHEATDLVLQIENVARMIMEKDLTSLQAFGGVQGIAEALNSDMVNGIPGHKEDLLRLRRHATILKPELEAHNRRFVHFLGKSCNSCTILLLLILAILSSAFGIKEKGLRTGWYEGALTLGAVILIVTVHSVCEYRNESSRQLSRNHPWQNQKLEVRVVRGGNRQTICISDVLLGDIVLLEKGDQVPADGLLVPPGSLEVSDKADAIIDDHNPFLFCGSKVIDGAGQMLVTSVGAETELGIMSRRAQTLKRTPVEKQLNKLSTMKQIIGVVISMIITVVLFLRFNLKKEHQNSGLPDFSGKPPSLKALIEAIKRVALRPSGMLNMLTSFILLLVGIAEGLPLAITIAITCWNKRMLGDRTFAQEPSITVTMASVTVICTDRAEGLPLTPQEVERCWIGKEVISEDSKVPSHVWEALCDGIGISSLLAENSQSSMDNSILSWAAEKWGLKTETWEQLHSIVKFEQPTHNKNIVAALLGKDGGNGPRFLHFRGPATLIVDMCSQFYDIEGIPRSMDISEKTIFGDIIEQMLSNGLESIAFACKQVDDSRFDEGNLTMLGLLGLNKTSREDTREVINKCREAGIKVLLVSSEKVSMLQSIAAEIEVIPPDSDAQVITGESFRNSTVEQRMDMAARISVMGNSLPSDRLLLVNCLKDQGHTVAVVGNRTNDIPMLKAADVGLTFGTWSAEIARKSADIVITEGNFSSIWAIMECGRCIYSNMRKYIQFQLTMTFAGLLIQLITVACHGSSPITTVQLNWAISVLTLLGGLALLMEPPGDMLMKKFTAGAHKQLITKAMWVNIFIQSAYQASLLATIQSKGPTMLRLNKKVFNMFNAREPEKKNIFRGVQRGKWFWVGVVAALLLQVEYLETAHRIAGDSRLTCTEWGICLFVGITTWCIDLAGKCILLMIKKWVTKPPGSVVGDN, encoded by the exons ATGTGTCAGGCATTTCCCTCCAGGTTCGACGCGCTTTTCAGCCTCTATAAGAAGGGGCTCAACTCGAGTTCCAATGTCGTTCTTCTTCTGCTACGGTTCTTCAAGCATCTACTTCCTCTGGGTTCAC TTGATCAACGGGAAGCTCCCTCCAAAAAGATGTCGCAGAAGAGCTCGGCAGATGCCTCGGACATCGAGTCTCAGCAGGAGAGCCTCCTCAACGATGCCGGCGGAGCCCCAGGGAGGCGGTGGCGATGGGCCTTCCAGTTCCTGAAGGCAAATCCAATTCTCATTTCGACAGCAAATGACCCTGAGATTAAGGCATGTGCAGTTGAAGATGGAGATGTCGAGTCGCAGCAACCGGTTCTCCACGATGCTGGCAAAACCCTGAGGAGGTGGTGGCGTTCGGTCTCCTTGGTCTTCAAGTTTCTCCGGGTCGTTTCAACAGCAGATAAAACCGGGATGGAGACACGGCTTGGA AAGTTCACCAATCTCCGACCGATCCTTCATGTGATGGCGACATCAAATGACACTGAGATTAAGGCATGTGCAGTTGAAGATCGAGATGTCGAGTCGCAGCAACCGGTTCTCCACGATGCTGGCAAAACCCTGAGGAGGTGGTGGCGTTCGGTCTCCTTGGTCTTCAAGTTTCTCCGGGTAGTTTCGACAGCAGATAAAACCGGGATGGAGACACAGCTTGGA AAGTCCACCAACCTCCGACCGATCCTTCATGTGATGGCGACATCAAATGACACTGAGATTAAGGCATGTGCAGTTGAAGATCGAGATGTCGAGTCGCAGCAACCGGTTCTCCACGATGCTGGCAAAACCCTGAGGAGGTGGTGGCGTTCGGTCTCCTTGGTCTTCAAGTTTCTCCGGGTAGTTTCGACAGCAGATAAAACCGGGATGGAGACACAGCTTGGA ATCACAGTACCTAATACCAGGGAACCAGAGCCCACACATGAGTTGCTCATCGATAATGGGCGCAACATTCACGAAGCTACTGATTTGGTGCTCCAAATTGAAAACGTTGCTAGGATGATAATGGAGAAGGATTTGACTAGCTTACAAGCCTTTGGAGGTGTCCAAGGGATAGCTGAGGCTCTCAACAGTGATATGGTCAACGGAATTCCAGGTCATAAGGAGGACCTCCTTCGCCTTCGCCGACACGCTACAATCCTTAAACCCGAGTTGGAGGCTCATAACAGAAGGTTCGTCCACTTCCTCGGGAAATCTTGCAATAGTTGCACCATTTTGCTTCTCCTGATTTTGGCCATTCTGTCGTCGGCCTTTGGGATCAAAGAGAAAGGACTGAGAACGGGTTGGTATGAAGGCGCTCTTACACTAGGTGCCGTCATTCTGATCGTGACGGTCCATTCAGTTTGTGAATATCGGAATGAAAGTTCGCGTCAGCTGTCGAGAAACCATCCTTGGCAAAATCAGAAACTGGAAGTTCGTGTTGTAAGAGGTGGAAACCGTCAAACTATTTGCATCTCCGATGTCCTCTTGGGAGATATTGTGCTATTAGAGAAGGGAGACCAAGTTCCTGCAGATGGTTTGCTCGTACCCCCTGGATCCTTGGAAGTGAGTGATAAAGCTGATGCCATCATCGATGATCATAATCCATTCTTGTTTTGTGGTTCCAAAGTAATTGATGGTGCTGGCCAAATGCTGGTGACCTCAGTCGGTGCCGAGACAGAGTTGGGCATTATGTCGAGGAGAGCCCAAACTTTAAAAAGGACACCAGTAGAGAAGCAACTCAACAAGCTGAGCACCATGAAACAAATAATTGGTGTTGTCATCTCAATGATCATCACCGTGGTGTTGTTTTTGCGGTTCAATCTCAAGAAGGAACATCAAAACTCAGGCCTGCCGGACTTCTCAGGGAAGCCACCTTCTCTGAAGGCATTAATTGAAGCTATAAAAAGAGTTGCTCTGAGACCAAGCGGGATGTTGAATATGTTGACTTCATTCATTTTGCTACTAGTTGGAATAGCTGAAGGACTACCATTAGCAATCACCATTGCCATCACTTGCTGGAACAAGAGGATGCTAGGTGACAGGACCTTTGCTCAAGAACCATCCATTACAGTCACCATGGCATCAGTCACAGTTATCTGCACTGACAGAGCAGAGGGACTACCATTGACGCCACAAGAAGTGGAAAGGTGCTGGATTGGTAAAGAAGTTATCAGTGAAGATTCCAAGGTACCGAGTCATGTTTGGGAAGCACTTTGCGATGGAATTGGCATATCGTCTTTACTAGCAGAGAACAGCCAATCCTCAATGGATAACTCAATCCTTTCTTGGGCCGCAGAGAAATGGGGACTGAAAACGGAAACCTGGGAGCAACTTCACAGTATCGTTAAGTTTGAACAGCCAACCCACAACAAGAACATAGTTGCAGCATTGCTTGGAAAGGATGGAGGTAACGGGCCTAGGTTCTTGCACTTCAGGGGACCTGCAACACTAATAGTAGACATGTGTTCACAATTTTATGACATTGAAGGGATACCAAGGTCCATGGATATAAGTGAGAAGACGATTTTTGGAGACATCATTGAGCAAATGCTGTCAAACGGTCTTGAATCCATCGCATTTGCTTGTAAGCAAGTTGATGACTCCAGGTTTGATGAAGGCAATCTAACGATGCTGGGACTATTGGGGCTGAACAAGACTAGCAGGGAAGATACAAGAGAGGTGATAAATAAATGTAGAGAAGCCGGAATCAAAGTACTATTAGTATCGAGTGAGAAGGTTTCGATGCTTCAGAGCATTGCTGCAGAGATTGAAGTGATACCGCCTGATTCAGATGCACAGGTCATCACAGGTGAAAGTTTTCGGAATAGCACTGTGGAACAGAGGATGGACATGGCAGCTAGAATTTCTGTGATGGGAAACTCCCTCCCATCAGATCGGCTTCTTCTGGTGAATTGCTTGAAAGATCAAGGACACACAGTTGCAGTGGTGGGAAACAGAACAAATGACATTCCCATGCTAAAAGCTGCTGATGTGGGACTCACATTTGGTACTTGGAGCGCTGAGATTGCAAGAAAGAGCGCCGACATCGTCATCACGGAAGGCAATTTCTCATCCATCTGGGCCATAATGGAGTGTGGAAGATGCATATACAGTAATATGCGAAAGTACATTCAATTTCAGCTGACTATGACCTTTGCCGGGTTGTTGATACAGTTAATCACGGTTGCCTGCCATGGAAGTTCGCCTATAACGACGGTTCAGTTGAACTGGGCAATCTCAGTTTTGACTCTTCTAGGTGGTCTGGCTCTTTTGATGGAGCCACCTGGTGATATGCTCatgaagaaattcacagctGGAGCACATAAACAACTCATTACCAAGGCCATGTGggtgaatattttcatacaatcaGCTTACCAGGCATCTCTTTTGGCAACCATACAATCTAAAGGGCCTACAATGCTCAGGCTTAACAAGAAG GTATTCAACATGTTCAATGCCCGAGAGCCCGAGAAGAAGAACATATTCAGAGGGGTCCAACGCGGTAAATGGTTCTGGGTGGGTGTAGTTGCGGCTTTGTTGTTGCAGGTCGAATATCTCGAGACAGCACATCGCATTGCAGGTGATTCAAGATTGACATGCACAGAATGGGGAATATGTCTGTTTGTTGGGATAACCACATGGTGCATTGACTTAGCTGGAAAGTGCATACTCCTCATGATTAAGAAGTGGGTGACAAAGCCACCAGGTTCAGTTGTCGGAGATAACTGA
- the LOC115727910 gene encoding ycf3-interacting protein 1, chloroplastic isoform X1 produces the protein MLSLHSPQYRFSLPVAFSGSGHAQPLSSPGSSLRVGCDPVLNRRCRSHGLRRKAARVRSVGKEEAELRTSSVPEEEEEEEKRDGSGDVNPQDLEYVRQIQRVLELLKKNRDMIFSEVKLTIMIEDPREVERRRLLGIEDPDAPTRDDLVEALEQVNEGKVPENRPALKMLAKEMLEWPNLEEAAPKKKPGKSLYAKATDTGINPEVAAKRLNVDWDSAAEIDEANNSDETEVPPAVSMSGIRTIIDEQIHAQKSNSLTFLLLANQWSLKIMSDMASPASSRPSNIYAKSTTRRKSVWSLL, from the exons ATGCTGAGCTTGCATTCGCCCCAGTACCGGTTCTCTCTTCCCGTCGCGTTCTCCGGCTCTGGCCATGCGCAACCTCTCTCCTCGCCGGGTTCGAGCCTGCGGGTCGGATGCGATCCGGTGCTGAATCGCCGGTGCAGAAGCCATGGCTTGCGAAGGAAGGCTGCGAGAGTGAGAAGCGTGGGGAAGGAGGAGGCCGAGCTGCGCACTTCCTCTGTCccggaagaggaggaggaggaggagaagcggGATGGGTCTGGGGATGTCAATCCTCAGGACCTCGAGTACGTGCGGCAGATTCAGAGA GTGTTGGAGCTTCTGAAGAAAAATAGAGACATGATCTTCAGTGAG GTCAAGCTGACGATTATGATCGAGGATCCGAGGGAAGTTGAGCGAAGGAGACTCCTTGGGATCGAAGACCCTGACGCCCCTACTAGAGATGATTTAGTCGAAGCTCTAGAGCAA GTCAATGAAGGAAAGGTCCCAGAAAATCGTCCTGCTCTTAAAATGCTTGCAAAGGAGATGCTTGAGTGGCCTAACTTGGAG GAGGCGGCCCCCAAAAAGAAGCCAGGCAAATCACTATATGCAAAGGCCACGGACACTGGTATCAATCCTGAAGTGGCTGCTAAGAGACTGAATGTCGACTGGGATTCAGCTGCTGAAATTGATGAGGCTAATAACAGTGATGAGACAGAAGTGCCTCCAGCTGTG TCAATGAGTGGGATCCGCACTATCATAGACGAGCAAATACATGCGCAGAAATCGAACAGCCTCACGTTCCTGCTTCTTGCAAATCAATGGTCCTTGAAGATAATGTCAGACATGGCTAGCCCCGCGAGTTCAAGACCCTCGAATATATATGCCAAGAGCACAACACGAAGAAAGAGTGTTTGGTCTCTCCTGTGA
- the LOC115727908 gene encoding transcriptional adapter ADA2b has product MGRSRGNFHSNDEDPTQRSRRKKNATSGENLDSSSAGQGSSDGKKALYHCNYCNKDITGRIRIKCAMCPDFDLCIECFSVGAEVVPHKSSHQYRVMDNLSFPLICPDWNADDEILLLEGIEMYGLGNWTEVAEHVGTKSKEQCIDHYREVYMNSPVFPLPDMSHVVGKNRKELLAMAKGHGEDKKGPSVGDLSLKEESPFSPPRAKVEDPHKGGSSGRLLSGANADMDTGSCSSSNNAASGAGIKAYNMAQAKNGVSNIKVEDAQFNSNFNGMTPSTLGDDGPSLIESSGYNPKRQEFDTEYDNDAEQLLAEMEFKETDTEEENELKLRVLRIYSKRLDERKRRKDFILERNLLFQSTFEKSLTPEERALCRRYDVFMRFHSKEEHEDLLQTIVAEHRTLKRIKELQEARAAGCRTSAEADRYFENKRRREAEESSRRGKDSSQLGASGQGPSIHASSGLANDLDVMGFNGSDLLSDHEKLLCSELRLPPPVYLKMQQVMSMEIFSGNVTKKSDAHHLFQMEPGKVDRVYDMLVRKGLAPP; this is encoded by the exons ATGGGTCGTTCTCGTGGCAACTTTCACTCGAACGACGAGGACCCAACTCAGAG ATCGAGGAGAAAGAAGAATGCTACAAGTGGAGAGAACCTGGATTCTTCTTCTGCTG GCCAAGGATCAAGTGATGGGAAAAAGGCTTTATATCACTGTAATTATTGCAACAAAGACATTACAGGTAGAATCCGTATCAAGTGTGCTATGTGCCCTGATTTCGACCTGTGTATCGAATGCTTCTCAGTTGGGGCCGAGGTGGTGCCTCATAAAAGCAGCCACCAATACAGAGTCATG GACAACTTGTCATTTCCTCTGATCTGCCCTGACTGGAATGCAGATGATGAGATATTGCTTCTTGAG GGAATTGAAATGTATGGGTTAGGGAACTGGACTGAAGTTGCTGAGCACGTTGGGACAAAGAGCAAAGAACAGTGCATTGATCACTACCGTGAAGTGTATATGAACTCTCCAGTCTTTCCTCTTCCT GATATGTCTCATGTCGTTGGGAAAAATCGCAAGGAACTTCTTGCAATGGCTAAAGGACACGGCGAGGACAAGAAAG GACCTTCTGTTGGTGATCTATCATTAAAGGAAGAATCCCCTTTTTCTCCTCCAAGAGCCAA AGTCGAAGATCCACACAAAGGTGGTTCTTCTGGCCGTTTGCTCTCTGGTGCAAATGCTG ATATGGATACTGGGTCTTGCTCTAGTAGCAACAATGCAGCATCAGGAGCTGGTATCAAGGCATACAACATGGCCCAAGCTAAGAACGGAGTTAGCAACATCAAAGTTGAAG ATGCCCAGTTTAATAGCAATTTTAATGGGATGACTCCAAGTACTTTGGGGGATGATGGCCCGTCTCTAATTGAGTCGAGTGGTTATAACCCCAAAAGACAGGAGTTTGATACAGAATATGATAACGATGCTGAGCAGCTACTGGCTGAGATGGAATTCAAGGAAACAGACacagaagaagagaatgagctGAAGTTGCGGGTGCTTCGTATCTATTCAAAGAG GCTGGACGAGAGGAAACGGCGAAAGGATTTCATACTAGAGAGGAATTTACTATTCCAAAGTACTTTTGAGAAGAGCTTGACACCCGAAGAGAGGGCGCTATGTCGGCGTTATGATGTCTTCATGCGGTTTCATTCGAAGGAGGAGCATGAAGATTTGCTCCAGACCATTGTTGCAGAGCATAGAACTTTGAAAAGGATAAAAGAATTGCAG GAAGCCCGTGCGGCTGGTTGCCGTACATCAGCTGAGGCAGATAGATACTTTGAAAACAAGAGGAGAAGAGAAGCTGAAGAAAGTTCTCGCCGAGGTAAAGATAGTTCTCAGCTCGGTGCTAGCGGCCAGGGACCCTCCATTCATGCTTCCTCAGGCTTGGCCAACGATCTGGACGTGATGGGATTTAACGGCTCGGATTTACTTTCCGATCAT GAGAAACTGCTTTGCTCAGAGCTGAGGTTACCTCCACCAGTTTATCTCAAAATGCAGCAGGTCATGTCAATGGAAATCTTCAGTGGCAATGTTACCAAGAAGTCCGATGCCCATCACTTGTTCCAGATGGAACCAGGCAAGGTCGATAGAGTTTATGACATGCTCGTGAGGAAGGGACTCGCCCCGCCTTGA
- the LOC115727910 gene encoding protein CHLOROPLAST ENHANCING STRESS TOLERANCE, chloroplastic isoform X3 — protein MLSLHSPQYRFSLPVAFSGSGHAQPLSSPGSSLRVGCDPVLNRRCRSHGLRRKAARVRSVGKEEAELRTSSVPEEEEEEEKRDGSGDVNPQDLEYVRQIQRVLELLKKNRDMIFSEVKLTIMIEDPREVERRRLLGIEDPDAPTRDDLVEALEQVNEGKVPENRPALKMLAKEMLEWPNLEEAAPKKKPGKSLYAKATDTGINPEVAAKRLNVDWDSAAEIDEANNSDETEVPPAVAKEKAQLQAEQVDSLN, from the exons ATGCTGAGCTTGCATTCGCCCCAGTACCGGTTCTCTCTTCCCGTCGCGTTCTCCGGCTCTGGCCATGCGCAACCTCTCTCCTCGCCGGGTTCGAGCCTGCGGGTCGGATGCGATCCGGTGCTGAATCGCCGGTGCAGAAGCCATGGCTTGCGAAGGAAGGCTGCGAGAGTGAGAAGCGTGGGGAAGGAGGAGGCCGAGCTGCGCACTTCCTCTGTCccggaagaggaggaggaggaggagaagcggGATGGGTCTGGGGATGTCAATCCTCAGGACCTCGAGTACGTGCGGCAGATTCAGAGA GTGTTGGAGCTTCTGAAGAAAAATAGAGACATGATCTTCAGTGAG GTCAAGCTGACGATTATGATCGAGGATCCGAGGGAAGTTGAGCGAAGGAGACTCCTTGGGATCGAAGACCCTGACGCCCCTACTAGAGATGATTTAGTCGAAGCTCTAGAGCAA GTCAATGAAGGAAAGGTCCCAGAAAATCGTCCTGCTCTTAAAATGCTTGCAAAGGAGATGCTTGAGTGGCCTAACTTGGAG GAGGCGGCCCCCAAAAAGAAGCCAGGCAAATCACTATATGCAAAGGCCACGGACACTGGTATCAATCCTGAAGTGGCTGCTAAGAGACTGAATGTCGACTGGGATTCAGCTGCTGAAATTGATGAGGCTAATAACAGTGATGAGACAGAAGTGCCTCCAGCTGTG GCAAAAGAGAAAGCCCAACTACAAGCAGAGCAAGTGGATTCTTTAAACTGA